The following nucleotide sequence is from Anabaena sphaerica FACHB-251.
TAAGTGTAGATCACAGCGGGGGAATAGGTTTTACCATGACCGGTAATTTATTAATCAATGGTTATGATCCTACCCAAGATAATGAACCAGAATTACTACTATCTGGGGGATTTGGGGTTGATGTCCAAGATACTACGGCAGTGGGAGCAGCATTTAATTTAGATAGTAATACTGGTGATTATTGGCAAGATCCTTTTGGTTTAAAAGGAATACAAATTAACAGTTTAGCCTTTCAAGCTGGTTGGACAGTAGGAACACCAGGCATTGAAACATTTGGCTTTGGGGGTACAGTCATCTGGAAAGACACAACATTAAATAGAAACATTGATGTTGATGCTAACTTCCTCTACGACCCCCTTAACATCGATAACATGGCATTAACTTTAACGTTAAATACCCCTGTTAGTTTGGTGCAAATGTGGACAGGCCCAGTTTATTCTTTTATGTTGCAGCAGATTGATAATTATGCTATAGATTTAGCTCCTATCAATTCAGGGTTACAGTTTTTAGATAAGCTGCTAAATGTTAAAATTCAATCTATTGATGGAGATGGCGACGGAACAATTGATCCGCTAATTCAATTTGTACCCTTTCCCACATCAATTGGCAGTCGGAGCAATTTATTAGAACAAGGTTTTGGAATTAACGGTAAACTAACTGCATGGGGACAAGAAGCCATTTTATTGGCTCATGTTGATAAAGAAAATCAAGTCTTAAATGCTTCCTTAACACTGTCTAAATTAGATTGGGGATTTTTAAAGTTAACAGGAGCAGATAGTCCTAATTTAAAACTCACTTTGAAAGTCTCTCCTAGTGAACAATATTTACAAGGAGACGGTAAGTTAGAAGTATTTGGAACACAAATTGCCAAAATAGACTTTAAGATTTCTAATACTGCTATTATTATTAAGGATTTTGATCTCAATTTTTTTAATGTTTTAGCCATTGATGTTGATAATTTATACGTTGGCTTAGATTTTCTCAATCCCAAAGCAAGTGGAAGCGGAAAATTAACCTTATTTGGTCAATCTTTAACCACAGGTTCATTTAATATTGAGAACTACAAAGTCAGCATTAGTAATTTTAATGTTGGCTTTGGTTCACTCTTAGGCTTAAATAACGTTAATTTATCCTTAGACCCCAGAAATTTAAGTGGGAGTGGTTCAGGAAATCTCAGCTTATTCGGTTATTCCCTAGTTAGTGGTTCATTTAGTATTAATGGTTCAAAACTGAATATCAATAATGTTAATCTCGGCTTTGGTTCACTCTTAGGATTAAATAACGTTAATTTATCCTTAGACCCCAGAAATTTAAGCGGTAGTGGTTCAGGAAATCTTACCTTATTTGGTCAATCCATTGCTGGCGGTTCATTTAGTATTAATGGGTCACAACTAAATATTAGTAATGTGAACTTAGGCTTTGGTTCACTCTTAAGTTTAAATAACGTTAATTTATCCTTAGACCCCAGAAATTTAAGCGGCAGTGGTTCTGGAAATCTTACCCTATTTGGTCAATCCATTGCTGGCGGTTCATTTAGTATTAATGGCTCAAAACTGAATATCAGTAATGTTAACTTAGGCTTTGGTTCACTCTTGGGCTTAAATAACGTTAATTTATCCTTAGACCCTAAAAATTTAAGCGGTAGTGGCTCAGGAACTTTAACCTTATTTGGTCAATCAATTGCCGGTGCTTCATTTAGTATTAATGGCTCTCAACTCAATATCAGTAATGTTAATCTCGGCTTTGCCAATGTTTTACAACTTAGTAACCTGAATTTATCATTAGATCCCAAGAATTTAAGTGGTAGTGGTTCAGGAACAGTTAAAGTAGCTGGTATTCCCCTTACTGGTGCATCTTTTAGTGTAAATAATGGTAATTTGACCGTTAAAGGTGATATTGATATTGATGCCGGTTTCTTAGGAGAGTTTGGGACGAGTTTTAGCGTTACTGTTGGCGCAAATATTAGTAATGCTCAAGCCAGTGTCGGCTTTACTGCCTTTGGCAAAAAATTTGATTTTTCCGTTTCTTTAGGTTCTTTTACCAGTATTGGGGGAATAGTTGAAGATGCCTTATTAGGAGTCATCGGTTCAATTCCCGGCTACATTGCTGAACTAATTACCGATGGTTTCATGTCCGGTGTTTCTGCAATTGCTAATTTCATCTATGATACTGCTTCTACGATCTGGAATGGAATCACAAGTATTTTCAGAGACATTTTTGGGGGACAATCAGATCCCATTAACTATACAGGTGATAATGGCAATAACAATAAGGATGGAAATGACAACAAAGACGTACTATTCGGCAATGGCGGAAATGATTTCCTACATGGTCGTTTAGATGATGATTTGGTTGATGGTGGCAGTGGAAATGATAGCCTGAGGGGAGGTAATGGCAAAGATACTATTTTTGGGGGAGACGGCAATGATCATATCTTAGGACAAAACGACGATGATGAACTTTATGGCTGGAATGGAGATGATTATATTAATGGAGATGGAGATAGTAATGAAACCTATAGTGGTGGCAGTGACAAAATTTATGGCGGTGTAGGTAATGATTTTCTCGCTGGTGGCGTTGGCAATAATCTGATTGATGGAGGGGATGGGTTTGATACCGCTGACTATAGGTGGATACTAACTGGGATTAATGTAGATATAAATAACAATCGTGTCACCCGTACAGGCAACACTAATACTAATACTGATGGGACAGATACCCTCAAATCTATTGAAGAAGTCATTGCTGGCAAAGGTAACGATACTATTACAGGGGATAATAATGCCAATGTCCTCGATGGTTTCTGGGGCAATGATACCATCAATGGATGGGCGGGAAATGATACCCTCTACGGAAATGAAGGAGACGATTTGATTAGAGGGGATCAAGGCAGCGATCTGCTCTACGGGAATAACGGAAACGACACATTACAAGGAGGAGACGACTATGATACCCTCTCTGGTGGCGCAGGAAACGATTACCTTTGGGGGGGCAGTGGTGAGGATAAATTATACGGTGGGGATGGCAACGATACCCTCAGTGGTGGTGACGGCTATGATACGCTGAATGGGGAAAATGGCAGTGACTTCGTTGACTATTCTTACAGCACCGAAAACTGGAAAATTGATCTATTAGGTACTATCGCTCTACGTGGTGATACTTTGGGTGACTGGTTATATTACATTGAAAATGTTTTAGGTTCTGGCGGGAATGACACCATCATCGGAACTTATGGAGATAATGCACTCTATGGTCTTGAAGGAAATGATAATCTGCAAGGATTATCTGGTAACGATAACCTGTCCGGTGGTCGTGGTAATGACACCCTAAATCCTGGGGATGGCAATGATTATGTATCTGGAGAGGAAGGAGAAGATTTAGTTATCCTCCCTGGGAGGAAAGATAGTTATACCTTGAGTGGTGGGATAGCCTATGTGACTCTGACCAGAGATTCCTGGACAAAAAATATTTTGTCTGTTGAGTATTTCCAATTTGATGAAGGAACTTACACCGCCTCCCAACTCTTTAGCACAATATATTATGGCACTGCTGGCAACGATAATTACGATGCAGGATCAGGGGATGATACCTTATATGGCTATGGGGGAAATGACTATCTCATTGGGGGTAGTGAAAACGATCTACTTTTTGGTGGTTTTGGTAACGATTCTCTTTGGGGGGAATTGGGAAATGATACTCTCTTTGGAGATGATGGGGATGATTATCTTGCTGGTTTCTTAGGGGATGATTATCTTGCGGGTGGTTTTGGGAAGGATACCCTTTATGGGATTTCTGGCAACGATACCCTGTATGGAAACTCTGGTGAGGATTATCTCATTGGTGGCGAGGGCAATGATATCCTCTGGGGTGAAGATAATAATGATTATCTCTTCGGAGAAGATGGTAATGATACTCTCTACGGTGGTTCCGGTAATGACTCCCTAGACGGTGGCAACGGAGATGATACCTTGGATGGTGGTTTCGGTAATGATACTTTAGTTGGGGGTAGTGGCAATGATACCCTGATTGTACAGGGATACAAGTTTCAATACACCATCACTTATCAACAGTTCCAAAGACCTGGGACGACTGAACCAGTAACAACAATAATTTTACAAGGGAATAATGAAACAAAAATCACTACAGACATCGAAAACTTTCAATTTTACGATGGGACTTTGACCAAAGGACGGATATTAGGAACAACTATTTTGGGTAGTGACGGTCCGGATAATCATTTGCGGGGTGGTATTGGTGATGATATTCTTCATGGTAGGGGTGGTCAGGACTATCTCTATGGGGGTGCTGGGAATGATGAACTCTGGGGAGACGAAGGCAATGATTACCTTTATGGAGAAAATGGCAATGATGTCCTCTATGGTCGCGCCGGCAGTGGTGCCGATGGAACTTGGAATTATCTAGACGGTGGTGAGGGCAATGATAGCCTCTATGGTCATACAGCGAATGATTCACTCAAAGGCGGTAAAGGGGATGATTACATTGATGGTGGCTTGGGTACAGATACGCTGATTCTAGAAGGCCATCAGTCTCGCTACACCTTTAGCGGCAATCGTGTCATTAGCGCCGATGGAACAGATACTATCTATAACATCGAAAAAATTCAATTTATCGACGGTTTTGGTAACTATACTTACAATTTTGTCAATGGTAAAGTCATTGATGGCTTTATTCAAGGGGGGACAGTCTTCCTCGATGCTAATCTCAACGGTATCCACGACGAAGGCGAAATTTACACTCTTTCTAATCAAAACGGTCAATTCCAGTTATTCATTGACGATG
It contains:
- a CDS encoding Ig-like domain-containing protein, translating into MPTIITSATFTSWDALFNNLESKGYIILDLLESQLEEAITNVSSVIVENVDDNVVRINYQQSNNSYVLDFSEILPSVPIIKDFQFVTPEIYFAKTQSDIEHDVLGEIGLGKGLNIITQFDLSEIQLAPVAYIDQIFDLGKINVQLSIDPDGAANLNGTWKKEITIFELGGFSIEFVDPALDLSVDHSGGIGFTMTGNLLINGYDPTQDNEPELLLSGGFGVDVQDTTAVGAAFNLDSNTGDYWQDPFGLKGIQINSLAFQAGWTVGTPGIETFGFGGTVIWKDTTLNRNIDVDANFLYDPLNIDNMALTLTLNTPVSLVQMWTGPVYSFMLQQIDNYAIDLAPINSGLQFLDKLLNVKIQSIDGDGDGTIDPLIQFVPFPTSIGSRSNLLEQGFGINGKLTAWGQEAILLAHVDKENQVLNASLTLSKLDWGFLKLTGADSPNLKLTLKVSPSEQYLQGDGKLEVFGTQIAKIDFKISNTAIIIKDFDLNFFNVLAIDVDNLYVGLDFLNPKASGSGKLTLFGQSLTTGSFNIENYKVSISNFNVGFGSLLGLNNVNLSLDPRNLSGSGSGNLSLFGYSLVSGSFSINGSKLNINNVNLGFGSLLGLNNVNLSLDPRNLSGSGSGNLTLFGQSIAGGSFSINGSQLNISNVNLGFGSLLSLNNVNLSLDPRNLSGSGSGNLTLFGQSIAGGSFSINGSKLNISNVNLGFGSLLGLNNVNLSLDPKNLSGSGSGTLTLFGQSIAGASFSINGSQLNISNVNLGFANVLQLSNLNLSLDPKNLSGSGSGTVKVAGIPLTGASFSVNNGNLTVKGDIDIDAGFLGEFGTSFSVTVGANISNAQASVGFTAFGKKFDFSVSLGSFTSIGGIVEDALLGVIGSIPGYIAELITDGFMSGVSAIANFIYDTASTIWNGITSIFRDIFGGQSDPINYTGDNGNNNKDGNDNKDVLFGNGGNDFLHGRLDDDLVDGGSGNDSLRGGNGKDTIFGGDGNDHILGQNDDDELYGWNGDDYINGDGDSNETYSGGSDKIYGGVGNDFLAGGVGNNLIDGGDGFDTADYRWILTGINVDINNNRVTRTGNTNTNTDGTDTLKSIEEVIAGKGNDTITGDNNANVLDGFWGNDTINGWAGNDTLYGNEGDDLIRGDQGSDLLYGNNGNDTLQGGDDYDTLSGGAGNDYLWGGSGEDKLYGGDGNDTLSGGDGYDTLNGENGSDFVDYSYSTENWKIDLLGTIALRGDTLGDWLYYIENVLGSGGNDTIIGTYGDNALYGLEGNDNLQGLSGNDNLSGGRGNDTLNPGDGNDYVSGEEGEDLVILPGRKDSYTLSGGIAYVTLTRDSWTKNILSVEYFQFDEGTYTASQLFSTIYYGTAGNDNYDAGSGDDTLYGYGGNDYLIGGSENDLLFGGFGNDSLWGELGNDTLFGDDGDDYLAGFLGDDYLAGGFGKDTLYGISGNDTLYGNSGEDYLIGGEGNDILWGEDNNDYLFGEDGNDTLYGGSGNDSLDGGNGDDTLDGGFGNDTLVGGSGNDTLIVQGYKFQYTITYQQFQRPGTTEPVTTIILQGNNETKITTDIENFQFYDGTLTKGRILGTTILGSDGPDNHLRGGIGDDILHGRGGQDYLYGGAGNDELWGDEGNDYLYGENGNDVLYGRAGSGADGTWNYLDGGEGNDSLYGHTANDSLKGGKGDDYIDGGLGTDTLILEGHQSRYTFSGNRVISADGTDTIYNIEKIQFIDGFGNYTYNFVNGKVIDGFIQGGTVFLDANLNGIHDEGEIYTLSNQNGQFQLFIDDATFNQVDTNQDGTIDLSEGRLAMVGGIDSGSELPFEGILTAPVGSPVITPFTSLVERIARKTEGTAEDAKSLIFDKWRVSGAYYLSFSLNPLPQTVIDEDGVYQLVVFDGLITDQNTKFEISFTGLTNPPAIKFNPDTGEDEAWSYPQNFDEPSKTYLIGAQVQLISEQLAAFTGKPINQIIDAVADHFIERNDVTFGFGREVSDIIAKVAPELNENLQLAATFAVEAAVSALNKAVAEYGFESKTYNIYDKLFQVNAKMVSVAQELQDVLGQIINHGQEMTVNEFSNTFNPASLEYRFSNSIYQADNIFPPHTADFSVNLNEDTTYTFAVSDFPFTKGDENDTLKSVIIETLPDQGTLKIGDQVITEETEVSAEDINAGLLTFAPENNTFGDNYTQFVFRVTDGKFFSDELHFATIGVNSVNDVPVAEDDTARTKEGTAVDIDVLSNDQDSDNDALSLAIAIAPMHGTAEINDNGTPENYEDDFIRYIPFADFTGTDVFIYQVDDGNDGKDTATVKLTVNTKPIKGSNQNDNLTGTGGNNYLDGGLGADTMSGGEGNDIYIIDNPGDTIIGEEENGGIDSVRSAVSWVLGDNLENLILTGITAINGTGNDLDNRITGNNAANNLSGGAGNDKLYGRDGDDNLTGAAGNDYLDGGLGADTMSGAEGNDIYIIDNPTDTIIGEEENGGIDIVRSAVSWVLGDNLENLILTGITAINGTGNDLDNRITGNNAANNLSGGAGNDKLYGRDGDDNLTGAAGNDYLDGGLGADTMSGDEGNDIYIIDNPTDTIIGEEENGGIDTVRSAVSWVLGDNLENLTLTGITDINGTGNELNNTIIGNMAANSLSGGAGNDRLYLGIDASVDSVIYAKDDGTDMIRQFNRISGDLLLFSGITDIDVKTVGNSTQFRLGDGIAGNAGFATGDLLVTLSGTSGFSSSNISENITGANFWFF